GATTATAAACAGGTTATAATTtattatagaaaaaaaagcttGAACTTTTGATTCCATGCTCTTGTAGTCCGCAGTTTACTGGTCTTCCGCACATTCCTCATTCCAGTACCCCGCGTTGTACGTACCAACCTACACGAAAACATGGCGGTTATCTTAGCTTAGAAGAGAAAACAATGGTATCTTGTCATCCACCCTTCTATTTTTCGTGATCATCTAGTGCATttggtattttttatttaaagaaacACACgtgtctgaaaagaaaagcaaaaccaGACGTAGTTATGTGAAAGCCCCAAATATCTTCATCCCGGATCCACCTTTTACGTGACCTTCTTTTCAGACGGTAAACGGGCATTCTAATCTATTTATGCTTTttagaaattttattttattggaTGCCGATGAAACCTTGAAAGTCCTGATAAGAAATTTTCTCTTTGGATATCTCAGTATTCATGGCCACCTTGAAATCCTCTGTTCAACAATTCATAACATACTCAGATTAATGGTTTCTAATATAGTATTAACTTTCTGGTGCAAACAGAATGCAAAATCATGGACACTGGAACTGACGATGATAGCACATTGTCAGAAATCCCTGTATTGGATCCTCCTCCTGGCTTTGAAGATGCAAGTAAGATGCTTGTCAACACAAAGGACCACCTCTATGATGACCCTTTTAGTGAAGAAGAGGATGGTGAACTTATGCCTGTGCTGAATTTCAAAGCTGTTTCCAAATTTGCTGCTGAATTGGCACAGTCTATGCTGGCTGTTGTTGTGAAACCCAAGGTCAGACTACGGACTAAGAAACTTGCTCCTTCCTTTGAACCATACCATGCACCATCTGATTGTGAAGTGTATTCACTTCCCATTGATTGTCTGAACAATGGTGAGAGGcagaaggaaaaacaaaaagacacaCAGAGAAACAGGCATAGTATTGCTGCCTTGCCAAGATTAGAGTCTAGTGAACCTGTTCATATGACTCTAGAAGAAGTTCAGAGCTATTTCAGGGAATTTCAAGACACATCTCTGTCAAGAAGGCGTCCTTGGATGGTTGTGCCGTCTAAATCGGAGGAGTCTCCCTCATCTGAAAGCAAGCGAAAAAGTTGCTTCGTTTGGACACCTCACGTAGTATCTAAGAACGCAAATTTCGATGATGCGCGATCAAAACGAAGTCGAAAGAGCTTGAGTGTGACGGCCGCCGGAATAAAACAGGCTCTCTTTAGTGTCTTTCGCATCCCGTCCCATCACCAGCTTGCATATCATGGGGAATCCTGCAACCAGGTGTGTCCTACTGGGTGGACCTTTTGCACACCAGAAAACAAATCAAGCCTTCAACAGTGCACTGAGAGCTCACCCCACCGACGTAGGGCTTTACCTCCTGTTCCACAAGAAGAAGTTGGATTTGTTCGTGTACCTTCACGCCCTTCACCAATCCTTCCATCTTTAAGTGAATCCCGAGAATGTTCAAAACCTGTGGATCTAGCCGAACGAATATGTACTCTAAACGTACCGAATAACGTGCCTAATGGTTTTGATCCTCTTGCGAATAGCTCTTCAGAGTTTAGCATGGACATGACTACCAACCAAACTAACCTAGATTTTGCCGCTTCAATCGAAGCTGTTAAAGACCATGGATGGTATTGGGGTCCTTTGTCTGGCGAGGCAGCTGAACAGATACTATCCAACGAACCAGATGGCTCTTTCCTTGTGCGAGGTTAACCTTTTAATTTCATTCCTATCAATAGCCAACTTGCATTATTACGAAATAATAAACTTTGATTATTGGTTTGAAAGTGGATATTCGATATGTGGCGTAACACATACGATATATCGAGGAAATGTTTCTTGCTGTTATtttgatgcatttttttttttttctataaaaacAATTTGTAGATAGCAGCGACGATCACTACATCTTCTCCTTGTCATTCAAGTTAAATGGTGGGGTACGGCATGTTCGCATAGAACATGATCACGGTAACGCATTTTCATAATAATTGTGTAGCAGATATTgagttgaaatttttttaaacaggtaACTTTAGTTTTGGAAGCGTTGCTCGTTTCAAGAGCCAAACCATGGTTGAATTTATTGACAAAGCCATAGAACACTCGAGAAGCGGTCGTTTCCTATTCTTTCTTCATCGAAGACCAACTCACGGGCCGACTCGCGTTCAGTTGTTGCATCCTGTGTCAAGGTTCCGTCAAGTTCAAAGCTTACAGCACTTGTCCAGGTACGTTACGGGCCTTTTCAAAGTTTAATTGGTGTATTTAAATGTAATCCAACTTTATGTACTTTTCGATagatttgttattttgaagtTAATTAGGCGAGACCAGATCAGCATGTTGCCGCTTCCAAAACGGTTACGAGAGTATTTGAATACTACTCATTATTAC
This genomic interval from Daphnia magna isolate NIES linkage group LG8, ASM2063170v1.1, whole genome shotgun sequence contains the following:
- the LOC116929055 gene encoding uncharacterized protein LOC116929055; its protein translation is MDTGTDDDSTLSEIPVLDPPPGFEDASKMLVNTKDHLYDDPFSEEEDGELMPVLNFKAVSKFAAELAQSMLAVVVKPKVRLRTKKLAPSFEPYHAPSDCEVYSLPIDCLNNGERQKEKQKDTQRNRHSIAALPRLESSEPVHMTLEEVQSYFREFQDTSLSRRRPWMVVPSKSEESPSSESKRKSCFVWTPHVVSKNANFDDARSKRSRKSLSVTAAGIKQALFSVFRIPSHHQLAYHGESCNQVCPTGWTFCTPENKSSLQQCTESSPHRRRALPPVPQEEVGFVRVPSRPSPILPSLSESRECSKPVDLAERICTLNVPNNVPNGFDPLANSSSEFSMDMTTNQTNLDFAASIEAVKDHGWYWGPLSGEAAEQILSNEPDGSFLVRDSSDDHYIFSLSFKLNGGVRHVRIEHDHGNFSFGSVARFKSQTMVEFIDKAIEHSRSGRFLFFLHRRPTHGPTRVQLLHPVSRFRQVQSLQHLSRFVILKLIRRDQISMLPLPKRLREYLNTTHYYSEQLQGSLQHSHAP